The following are from one region of the Salvia splendens isolate huo1 chromosome 2, SspV2, whole genome shotgun sequence genome:
- the LOC121792183 gene encoding ribosome production factor 2 homolog — translation MMRIKTPKNGRIKRELEKRAPKLVETGKKTLILHGTKTSNVLNSVLTEIHHLKKDNSIKYSRRNDKIRPFESGGETSLEFFSLKTDCSLFVFASHTKKRSNNLVLGRFYDHHIYDLVEVGIENFRSMGSFSYDKKLAPQLGSKPFFAFIGEAFESVDELKHLKEVLLDLFRGEVITNLNLAGLDRVYVCTALSSNRIFFSHFALRLKKSGTKVPRMELVEVGPSMDMVVRRHRQPDDRLRKEAMKMAPDSTKKKEKNVVKDDILGKLGKIYIPDQKVGSVPLANKSKGVKRERREAKSAKGDGDKPTTPKKQKKEDSE, via the exons ATGATGAGAATAAAAACCCCGAAAAATGGCAGAATCAAGAGAGAGCTTGAAAAACGCGCCCCCAAACTC GTGGAAACGGGGAAGAAGACGCTTATACTTCACGGAACCAAAACGAGCAATGTTTTGAATTCAGTGTTAACTGAAATTCATCATTTGAAGAAGGATAATTCCATCAAGTACTCGAGAAGGAATGACAAAATTAGACCTTTTGAGAGTGGCGGCGAAACTTCTCTCGAGTTCTTCTCTCTCAAGACAGATTGTAGCCTCTTTGTG TTTGCTTCTCACACTAAGAAGCGGTCAAACAATCTCGTACTTGGACGATTCTATGACCACCATATATATGATCTTGTAGAGGTTGGCATTGAGAATTTCAGAAGCATGGGATCTTTTTCGTATGATAAGAAGTTGGCTCCACAATTGGGGTCAAAGCCCTTTTTTGCTTTCATCGGAGAAGCTTTTGAGAGTGTTGACGAGCTCAAACACCTTAAAGAAGTTTTGCTTGATCTATTCCGTGGAGAA GTAATCACGAACTTGAACCTGGCTGGACTAGATCGTGTTTATGTGTGCACAGCTTTGTCATCAAACAGAAtatttttctctcattttgCTTTACGCCTCAAAAAATCTGGCACCAAAGTACCAAGGATGGAGCTTGTTGAGGTTGGCCCCTCTATGGACATGGTTGTTCGTAGGCACCGTCAACCTGATGACAGACTCAGAAAAGAAGCAATGAAAATGGCACCTGATTCAACAAAGAAAAAG GAGAAGAATGTTGTCAAGGATGATATACTAGGGAAACTTGGAAAGATTTATATTCCTGACCAGAAG GTTGGGAGTGTGCCACTTGCTAACAAATCAAAGGGAGTGAAGAGGGAGCGACGGGAAGCTAAGTCGGCAAAGGGTGACGGGGACAAACCTACTACACCAAAGAAGCAAAAGAAAGAGGATTCTGaatga
- the LOC121792181 gene encoding serine/threonine-protein kinase CTR1-like isoform X1, producing MEMPGRRSDYALLSQNPGEPFYPRSPPKPVPQRPLYSGEKANLMFDRINQAQSGSSFGESSVDISINLSDGIGEFRGWSSSKSWAQQTEESYQLQLALAIRLSSEATCADDPNFLDPVPDQAASVASSSPASAEAISNRYWRNGCLSYFDRVPDGFYMIHGMNPYVWTVCSDHRESGRIPSLESLRTVDPAFVSSVEVISVDRRGDPSLKELQNRTNNLSSSCITTKEVVEQLAKLVCNHMGDAACNGEDNLVTPWKECSYELEDCLGSVVLPIGSLTIGLCRHRTLLFKVLADDIGLPCRIARGCKYCTRENASSCLVRFGFDREYLVDLIEKPGCLYEPDSLLNGPSTISISSPLCFPQSQVEPPTNFRLLAKQFISEIQSLNSEFDGSLAAGIVNKGSTDNSMHPNQSEGNHMDRTSCLPSSSNRENISITPQYATNSWIKVHGQNQLLSRPSDFQKVMGSSYTFEHPIPLKLLPHTGHETAQFVPFMNPRIERSKNARFGEGGQLVPCESSEYIFYVDDLNIPWSNLVLKEIIGAGSFGTVHRAEWNGCDVAVKILMEQDFHAERFKEFIREVAIMKRLRHPNIVLFMGAVTEPPNLSIVTEYLSRGSLYRLLHKPGAGEVLDEKRRLSMAYDVAKGMNYLHKHNPPVVHRDLKSPNLLVDRKYTVKVCDFGLSRLKANTFLSSKSAAGTPEWMAPEVLRDEPSNEKSDVYSFGVILWELATLQQPWGNLNPAQVVAAVGFKGKKLEIPRDVNPEIAAIIEACLAKESWKRPSFSSIMESLKPLIKNSPPSQPGSAEMPWLL from the exons ATGGAAATGCCTGGAAGGCGATCTGATTACGCTCTATTAAGTCAGAATCCCGGCGAACCATTCTATCCCCGGTCGCCACCGAAGCCTGTGCCTCAACGGCCTCTTTACTCCGGCGAGAAGGCTAATTTGATGTTTGATCGAATTAATCAGGCGCAGAGTGGGAGCAGCTTCGGTGAGAGCTCGGTcgatattagtattaatttgagTGATGGAATTGGTGAATTCAGAGGCTGGTCGTCTTCGAAAAGCTGGGCTCAGCAGACGGAGGAGAGCTACCAGCTGCAGTTGGCTTTGGCTATTCGACTCTCGTCGGAGGCTACATGTGCTGATGATCCTAATTTTTTGGATCCCGTGCCTGACCAAGCGGCGTCCGTTGCTTCTTCCTCACCTGCCTCTGCGGAGGCCATTTCTAATCGATATTGG AGAAATGGTTGTTTGTCATATTTTGACCGAGTACCTGATGGATTTTACATGATTCATGGAATGAATCCATATGTTTGGACTGTGTGCTCTGATCACCGGGAAAGTGGCCGCATTCCTTCCCTTGAATCATTAAGGACCGTTGATCCTGCCTTTGTTTCTTCAGTTGAAGTGATTTCAGTAGATCGACGAGGTGATCCCAGCTTGAAAGAACTGCAGAATCGAACTAATAACTTGTCTTCTAGTTGCATCACCACAAAGGAAGTTGTTGAACAGCTAGCAAAGCTAGTTTGTAATCATATGGG GGATGCAGCGTGTAATGGGGAAGATAACTTGGTCACCCCTTGGAAAGAGTGCAGTTATGAGTTAGAAGATTGCCTGGGTTCAGTAGTTCTCCCTATCGGCAGCCTGACGATTGGCCTTTGCCGACACCGCACACTGCTATTCAAA GTTTTAGCTGATGATATTGGCTTACCATGTCGAATTGCAAGGGGGTGTAAATATTGTACCAGAGAAAATGCTTCGTCGTGCCTTGTTCGCTTTGGGTTTGACAG GGAGTATCTTGTCGATTTAATTGAGAAACCAGGATGCTTATATGAGCCCGATTCCTTACTGAACGGTCCTTCTACTATCTCAATTTCGTCACCTTTATGCTTTCCACAGTCACAGGTGGAACCTCCAACTAATTTTAGGCTGCTGGCCAAACAGTTCATCTCGGAGATTCAGTCTCTTAATTCTGAGTTTGATGGTTCTTTAGCAG CCGGAATTGTTAATAAAGGAAGTACTGACAACTCCATGCATCCAAACCAATCAGAGGGGAACCACATGGATAGAACCAGCTGCCTGCCCAGTTCAAGCAACCGGGAGAATATTTCTATCACACCACAATATGCCACAAATTCTTGGATCAAAGTTCACGGTCAAAACCAATTGCTTTCCAGACCATCCGACTTTCAGAAAGTTATGGGCTCCTCATATACATTCGAACACCCGATCCCTTTGAAGCTTCTTCCTCATACGGGGCATGAAACTGCTCAATTTGTTCCCTTCATGAATCCAAGAATAGAAAGAAGTAAAAATGCAAGGTTTGGTGAAGGAGGTCAATTAGTCCCATGTGAATCAAGTGAATATATCTTCTATGTGGATGATTTAAACATTCCATGGAGTAACCTTGTTTTAAAGGAGATAATTGGGGCAG GTTCATTTGGAACAGTTCATCGTGCTGAGTGGAATGGATGT GATGTTGCTGTAAAAATTCTCATGGAACAAGACTTTCACGCAGAGCGATTTAAAGAGTTTATACGAGAG GTGGCAATTATGAAACGACTGAGGCATCCAAATATCGTGCTTTTTATGGGTGCTGTAACAGAACCACCTAACTTGTCTATAGTTACGGAATATCTATCAAG AGGTAGTCTGTACAGACTTTTGCATAAACCTGGTGCAGGAGAGGTGCTAGATGAAAAACGCCGTCTGAGCATGGCTTATGATGTG GCGAAAGGGATGAACTATCTTCACAAACACAATCCTCCAGTTGTTCATCGAGACCTGAAATCTCCCAATCTTTTAGTTGATAGAAAATATACTGTGAAG GTCTGTGATTTTGGTCTTTCCCGTCTAAAAGCAAACACATTTCTTTCATCCAAGTCTGCTGCTGGAACT CCTGAGTGGATGGCACCTGAAGTTCTCCGTGATGAACCATCAAATGAAAAATCAGATGTGTACAGTTTTGGTGTTATTTTGTGGGAGCTGGCAACATTGCAGCAACCTTGGGGTAACCTGAATCCTGCACAG GTTGTGGCAGCCGTTGGttttaaaggaaaaaaattgGAAATTCCTCGAGATGTGAATCCTGAGATAGCAGCCATTATCGAGGCCTGCTTGGCCAA GGAATCCTGGAAAAGGCCCTCCTTTTCCAGTATCATGGAATCATTGAAACCATTGATTAAGAATTCACCACCATCTCAGCCAGGTTCCGCTGAAATGCCTTGGCTCTTGTGA
- the LOC121792181 gene encoding serine/threonine-protein kinase CTR1-like isoform X2, giving the protein MEMPGRRSDYALLSQNPGEPFYPRSPPKPVPQRPLYSGEKANLMFDRINQAQSGSSFGESSVDISINLSDGIGEFRGWSSSKSWAQQTEESYQLQLALAIRLSSEATCADDPNFLDPVPDQAASVASSSPASAEAISNRYWRNGCLSYFDRVPDGFYMIHGMNPYVWTVCSDHRESGRIPSLESLRTVDPAFVSSVEVISVDRRGDPSLKELQNRTNNLSSSCITTKEVVEQLAKLVCNHMGDAACNGEDNLVTPWKECSYELEDCLGSVVLPIGSLTIGLCRHRTLLFKVLADDIGLPCRIARGCKYCTRENASSCLVRFGFDREYLVDLIEKPGCLYEPDSLLNGPSTISISSPLCFPQSQVEPPTNFRLLAKQFISEIQSLNSEFDGSLAEGNHMDRTSCLPSSSNRENISITPQYATNSWIKVHGQNQLLSRPSDFQKVMGSSYTFEHPIPLKLLPHTGHETAQFVPFMNPRIERSKNARFGEGGQLVPCESSEYIFYVDDLNIPWSNLVLKEIIGAGSFGTVHRAEWNGCDVAVKILMEQDFHAERFKEFIREVAIMKRLRHPNIVLFMGAVTEPPNLSIVTEYLSRGSLYRLLHKPGAGEVLDEKRRLSMAYDVAKGMNYLHKHNPPVVHRDLKSPNLLVDRKYTVKVCDFGLSRLKANTFLSSKSAAGTPEWMAPEVLRDEPSNEKSDVYSFGVILWELATLQQPWGNLNPAQVVAAVGFKGKKLEIPRDVNPEIAAIIEACLAKESWKRPSFSSIMESLKPLIKNSPPSQPGSAEMPWLL; this is encoded by the exons ATGGAAATGCCTGGAAGGCGATCTGATTACGCTCTATTAAGTCAGAATCCCGGCGAACCATTCTATCCCCGGTCGCCACCGAAGCCTGTGCCTCAACGGCCTCTTTACTCCGGCGAGAAGGCTAATTTGATGTTTGATCGAATTAATCAGGCGCAGAGTGGGAGCAGCTTCGGTGAGAGCTCGGTcgatattagtattaatttgagTGATGGAATTGGTGAATTCAGAGGCTGGTCGTCTTCGAAAAGCTGGGCTCAGCAGACGGAGGAGAGCTACCAGCTGCAGTTGGCTTTGGCTATTCGACTCTCGTCGGAGGCTACATGTGCTGATGATCCTAATTTTTTGGATCCCGTGCCTGACCAAGCGGCGTCCGTTGCTTCTTCCTCACCTGCCTCTGCGGAGGCCATTTCTAATCGATATTGG AGAAATGGTTGTTTGTCATATTTTGACCGAGTACCTGATGGATTTTACATGATTCATGGAATGAATCCATATGTTTGGACTGTGTGCTCTGATCACCGGGAAAGTGGCCGCATTCCTTCCCTTGAATCATTAAGGACCGTTGATCCTGCCTTTGTTTCTTCAGTTGAAGTGATTTCAGTAGATCGACGAGGTGATCCCAGCTTGAAAGAACTGCAGAATCGAACTAATAACTTGTCTTCTAGTTGCATCACCACAAAGGAAGTTGTTGAACAGCTAGCAAAGCTAGTTTGTAATCATATGGG GGATGCAGCGTGTAATGGGGAAGATAACTTGGTCACCCCTTGGAAAGAGTGCAGTTATGAGTTAGAAGATTGCCTGGGTTCAGTAGTTCTCCCTATCGGCAGCCTGACGATTGGCCTTTGCCGACACCGCACACTGCTATTCAAA GTTTTAGCTGATGATATTGGCTTACCATGTCGAATTGCAAGGGGGTGTAAATATTGTACCAGAGAAAATGCTTCGTCGTGCCTTGTTCGCTTTGGGTTTGACAG GGAGTATCTTGTCGATTTAATTGAGAAACCAGGATGCTTATATGAGCCCGATTCCTTACTGAACGGTCCTTCTACTATCTCAATTTCGTCACCTTTATGCTTTCCACAGTCACAGGTGGAACCTCCAACTAATTTTAGGCTGCTGGCCAAACAGTTCATCTCGGAGATTCAGTCTCTTAATTCTGAGTTTGATGGTTCTTTAGCAG AGGGGAACCACATGGATAGAACCAGCTGCCTGCCCAGTTCAAGCAACCGGGAGAATATTTCTATCACACCACAATATGCCACAAATTCTTGGATCAAAGTTCACGGTCAAAACCAATTGCTTTCCAGACCATCCGACTTTCAGAAAGTTATGGGCTCCTCATATACATTCGAACACCCGATCCCTTTGAAGCTTCTTCCTCATACGGGGCATGAAACTGCTCAATTTGTTCCCTTCATGAATCCAAGAATAGAAAGAAGTAAAAATGCAAGGTTTGGTGAAGGAGGTCAATTAGTCCCATGTGAATCAAGTGAATATATCTTCTATGTGGATGATTTAAACATTCCATGGAGTAACCTTGTTTTAAAGGAGATAATTGGGGCAG GTTCATTTGGAACAGTTCATCGTGCTGAGTGGAATGGATGT GATGTTGCTGTAAAAATTCTCATGGAACAAGACTTTCACGCAGAGCGATTTAAAGAGTTTATACGAGAG GTGGCAATTATGAAACGACTGAGGCATCCAAATATCGTGCTTTTTATGGGTGCTGTAACAGAACCACCTAACTTGTCTATAGTTACGGAATATCTATCAAG AGGTAGTCTGTACAGACTTTTGCATAAACCTGGTGCAGGAGAGGTGCTAGATGAAAAACGCCGTCTGAGCATGGCTTATGATGTG GCGAAAGGGATGAACTATCTTCACAAACACAATCCTCCAGTTGTTCATCGAGACCTGAAATCTCCCAATCTTTTAGTTGATAGAAAATATACTGTGAAG GTCTGTGATTTTGGTCTTTCCCGTCTAAAAGCAAACACATTTCTTTCATCCAAGTCTGCTGCTGGAACT CCTGAGTGGATGGCACCTGAAGTTCTCCGTGATGAACCATCAAATGAAAAATCAGATGTGTACAGTTTTGGTGTTATTTTGTGGGAGCTGGCAACATTGCAGCAACCTTGGGGTAACCTGAATCCTGCACAG GTTGTGGCAGCCGTTGGttttaaaggaaaaaaattgGAAATTCCTCGAGATGTGAATCCTGAGATAGCAGCCATTATCGAGGCCTGCTTGGCCAA GGAATCCTGGAAAAGGCCCTCCTTTTCCAGTATCATGGAATCATTGAAACCATTGATTAAGAATTCACCACCATCTCAGCCAGGTTCCGCTGAAATGCCTTGGCTCTTGTGA
- the LOC121764517 gene encoding PAN domain-containing protein At5g03700-like — MELQIESAIELLLAAILTSLVWTSGAAESPPLVLGFNFKASPNPDVSHFQPLLNDSSGTYSLGFLRVNQDELSLSILHAASSVPLWSAAPTRPPRWASPAHLLFNGSLVLSDPHTGAYWSTHTTGSRVWLSNTSNLVIDDASAVLWQSFDFPSDTLVENQNFTTAMALISSNGLYSMRLGPDYMGLFARFSDSDQIYLKHTALQAKADVIPGRPIYMVLESDGYLGMYQNGSLPPVDVQSFNTFQQNVSGIRRVRIEPDGNLKGYYWTGSGWVLDYQAISEPCELPSACGSYGLCKPGKDCSCLDNRTVHSSGGCVPPHIKKSGNDFCGGYDNNRFGVLRRTGVELPYKELMGYRRTASFEECEGSCEGNCTCWGVAYSNSSGFCYMLDYPIETLVAVRDEGKLGYFKVREGAGKKRVGAWVGMGVGLLVGAVLALAGVVGLWWYKLRNRGVKGYGDDEGGVGVGPYKDLGAASFRSIQLCER; from the coding sequence ATGGAGTTACAAATTGAATCAGCGATTGAGCTTCTCCTCGCGGCCATTTTGACATCTCTTGTGTGGACCTCAGGCGCCGCGGAGTCGCCACCGCTTGTGCTCGGCTTCAATTTCAAAGCCTCTCCCAATCCGGACGTCTCCCATTTCCAGCCTCTGCTCAACGATTCATCCGGCACCTACTCACTGGGTTTCCTCCGAGTCAACCAGGACGAGCTCAGCCTCTCAATCCTCCACGCGGCGTCCTCCGTCCCTCTCTGGTCGGCCGCCCCAACCCGACCGCCCAGATGGGCCAGCCCGGCCCACCTCCTCTTCAACGGCAGCCTCGTTCTCTCCGATCCCCACACGGGGGCATATTGGTCAACACACACCACCGGCAGCCGCGTCTGGCTCTCAAACACATCCAATCTCGTAATCGACGACGCTTCAGCGGTTCTGTGGCAGAGCTTCGACTTCCCCTCCGACACGCTCGTCGAGAATCAAAATTTCACCACCGCCATGGCGCTGATATCTTCGAATGGGCTCTACTCCATGCGATTGGGCCCGGATTACATGGGCCTCTTCGCCAGATTCTCCGATTCGGATCAGATTTACTTGAAGCACACCGCGCTACAGGCCAAAGCGGATGTCATCCCGGGTCGGCCCATTTACATGGTGCTCGAATCCGACGGGTATTTGGGCATGTACCAAAACGGGTCACTCCCACCCGTCGATGTGCAGTCCTTCAACACATTTCAGCAGAATGTGTCGGGTATCCGCCGGGTCAGGATCGAACCGGATGGGAACCTGAAAGGCTACTACTGGACCGGGTCGGGTTGGGTACTAGATTACCAAGCAATATCCGAACCGTGCGAGCTACCTAGCGCTTGCGGGTCGTACGGTTTATGCAAACCGGGAAAGGACTGCTCCTGCCTCGACAACCGGACGGTTCATAGCTCCGGCGGCTGCGTGCCGCCTCATATTAAAAAATCCGGCAACGACTTCTGCGGCGGGTATGATAATAACCGGTTCGGGGTGTTGAGAAGAACCGGGGTGGAATTGCCGTATAAAGAACTCATGGGGTACAGGAGAACGGCGTCGTTTGAGGAGTGCGAGGGTTCGTGTGAAGGGAACTGCACGTGCTGGGGTGTGGCGTACAGTAACTCGTCTGGATTCTGCTACATGCTAGATTATCCCATTGAGACGCTGGTGGCGGTGAGGGATGAGGGCAAGCTGGGGTATTTTAAGGTGCGGGAGGGTGCAGGGAAGAAGAGGGTGGGGGCGTGGGTGGGGATGGGAGTGGGGCTGCTTGTTGGGGCGGTTTTGGCATTAGCGGGAGTTGTGGGGCTGTGGTGGTATAAGTTGAGAAATAGAGGGGTGAAAGGATACGGAGATGATGAAGGTGGGGTGGGCGTGGGGCCCTACAAAGATTTGGGGGCAGCAAGTTTTAGGTCAATTCAATTATGTGAGAGATGA
- the LOC121778279 gene encoding uncharacterized protein LOC121778279 — MYKGQLTKIMRIDPNNGWWPIAWAVTEAESYVQWKWFMEYLSDDLNLHANGPRYVFMSDQQKGLAKVIVEEFPQSEHRFCVQHIYNNFKKRFIGENFKDRLWEIATSTTLEHYVDKMDDMQTEYPQAHQWLSGVAPKEKWVKAFFSPHTYCDVLLNNICETFNSKIALAREKAIISMLEDIRISQWKGFRSEASGSKATITQSLLLSRSLWISGTRGLHRGGLHGTDSLRTKLWQLTGISCTHAIATINKNGDDVTRYVSRYYLKSTMIILYENVLYPINRVDNWPKTTSDGVLELAPPRSKRQRGRSKKLRRE, encoded by the exons ATGTACAAAGGACAGctcacgaaaataatgagaattgATCCCAACAATGGCTGGTGGCCGATTGCTTGGGCTGTGACTGAGGCCGAGAGTTATGTCCAGTGGAAGTGGTTCATGGAGTACTTGTCTGATGACCTTAACTTGCATGCAAATGGCCCCCGATATGTGTTTATGTCTGACCAACAAAAG GGCCTTGCAAAGGTGATTGTTGAGGAATTCCCACAGAGCGAGCATCGCTTCTGTGTTCAACACAtatacaacaatttcaagaagagATTTATCGGAGAAAATTTCAAAGACCGGTTGTGGGAGATTGCCACAAGTACCACCCTCGAACATTATGTGGACAAGATGGATGATATGCAGACCGAGTATCCCCAAGCACATCAGTGGCTTTCTGGAGTTGCTCCCAAAGAAAAGTGGGTCAAGGCATTTTTCTCTCCACACACTTATTGTGATGTGCTCCTCAACAACATTTGTGAGACATTCAATTCGAAGATTGCATTGGCTCGAGAGAAAGCAATTATCAGCATGTTGGAGGACATTCGAATAAGTCAATGGAAAGGATTCAGATCAGAGGCCAGTGGATCAAAAGCTACGATCACGCAGTCCCTCCTGTTATCAAGGAGCTTGTGGATAAGTGGTACGCGCGGGCTGCATCGTGGAGGGCTACATGGAACGGACAGTCTTCGTACCAA ATTGTGGCAGCTAACCGGAATCTCGTGCACTCATGCTATCGcaacaatcaacaagaatggCGACGACGTGACGCGATACGTCTCTCGCTATTATTTGAAGTCAACAATGATCATACTGTACGAGAATGTCCTTTACCCAATCAATAGGGTGGACAATTGGCCCAAGACTACTTCTGATGGTGTGTTGGAACTGGCGCCCCCGAGGTCAAAGCGACAGCGTGGTAGGTCGAAGAAACTGAGGCGTGAGTAG